A genomic region of Aspergillus oryzae RIB40 DNA, chromosome 1 contains the following coding sequences:
- a CDS encoding uncharacterized protein (chitin synthase/hyaluronan synthase (glycosyltransferases)) yields MTWFSLASYWLTNSVIMDIVGTPSATNKNKGWPFGNDATPVVNNFVKISYLVFLMLQYILALGNRPKGSKVAYTLSFIYFSIVQLYILVLSFYLVAQAFSGGNLDLNLDDGVAGFIGSFFTSTSGLVLIALVSTYGIYFLSSILYLDPWHMLTSSWAYFLGMPSSINVLMVYAFCNWHDVSWGTKGSDQAGSLPSAQTKKADAKTNFVEELDKPQADIDTQFEFTVKRALSPWHPPEEKEDANLDDSYKRFRTNLVLLWVLSNSFLALCINNEGIRNLCLTVVRPGILRLFSGLLLRCRFSGLSGLCGFWARLGCCVVFRGVDLNFE; encoded by the exons ATGACATGGTTCTCCCTCG CATCCTACTGGCTGACCAATTCTGTCATTATGGATATTGTTGGGACACCAAGCGcaacaaacaagaacaagggctGGCCATTTGGGAATGACGCGACTCCTGTCGTTAACAACTTCGTCAAGATCTCTtatcttgtcttcctcatGCTCCAGTACATCCTTGCTCTTGGTAATCGACCGAAGGG ATCGAAAGTTGCATACACACTATCCTTCATCTActtctccatcgtccaaCTCTACATCCTCGTTCTCTCATTTTATCTTGTCGCCCAGGCATTCAGCGGCGGGAATCTGGACCTCAATTTAGACGACGGGGTCGCAGGTTTCATCGGATCGTTTTTCACTTCCACCAGCGGACTCGTGCTGATCGCATTAGTTTCAACATACGGGATATATTTCCTATCCAGCATTCTATACCTTGACCCATGGCACATGCTCACGTCCTCATGGGCCTATTTTCTAGGAATGCCCTCCTCGATCAACGTCTTGATGGTCTACGCCTTCTGCAACTGGCACGACGTATCATGGGGTACCAAGGGATCCGACCAAGCAGGCTCACTCCCATCAGCTCAGACCAAAAAGGCCGATGCAAAGACAAACTTCGTCGAAGAGCTTGACAAACCTCAAGCAGATATCGATACTCAATTTGAGTTCACAGTCAAACGAGCTCTTTCCCCATGGCATCCacccgaggagaaggaagacgcCAACTTAGACGATTCGTATAAACGCTTTCGGACGAATCTCGTGTTACTATGGGTTTTGAGTAACTCGTTCCTGGCACTTTGTATCAACAATGAAGGCATTAGGAATCTTTGCTTGACG GTCGTACGGCCTGGTATTTTAAGATTATTCTCTGGGTTACTTCTGCGCTGTCGGTTTTCCGGTTTATCGGGGCTTTGTGGTTTTTGGGCAAGACTGGGGTGTTGTGTTGTTTTTCGAGGCGTTGATTTGAATTTTGAGTAG
- a CDS encoding uncharacterized protein (chitin synthase/hyaluronan synthase (glycosyltransferases)), which translates to MDNQFGQSDQSVYSREFTENSPPMGNGRSPTERYDREDRLYHGEHAESLLHSVPLGLPYPAYEPESQPFSYEIPEQLSLRSPSTKRQSSHPRSPQSISRDPFTSPQTFAHADDASAPDSWRQRQTPAPSALRRYPTRRINLVQGSVLSVDYPVPSAIRNAIQPKYRDAGEGFTEEFTHLRYTAATCDPDEFTLRNGYNLRASMYNRSTELLIAITYYNEDKVLTARTLHGVMQNIREIVNLKKTEFWNKGGPAWQKIVVCLVFDGIDPCDKNTLDVLATVGVYQDGIMKHDVDGRETVAHIFEYTTQLSITPSQQLIRPHGEEPTTLPPVQTIFCLKQQNSKKINSHRWLFNAFGRLLNPEVVILIDAGTKPGHKSLLALWEAFYNNKNLGGACGEIHALLGQRWEKLLNPLVAAQNFEYKISNILDKPLESAFGYARSLLTGTEL; encoded by the exons ATGGATAACCAGTTTGGGCAATCAGATCAATCAGTATACTCCCGAGAATTTACTGAGAATAGTCCGCCAATGGGCAATGGCCGCTCGCCTACT GAAAGGTATGATCGGGAAGACCGACTATATCACGGTGAACATGCGGAGTCTTTACTACATTCGGTTCCTTTGGGACTTCCATATCCTGCCTATGAGCCTGAATCGCAGCCGTTCAGCTATGAGATACCCGAGCAGCTTTCTTTACGAAGTCCTAGTACGAAGAGGCAGTCCAGTCATCCACGAAGTCCTCAGTCAATTAGCAGAGATCCGTTTACCTCACCTCAAACCTTCGCACACGCAGATGATGCTTCAGCACCGGACTCATGGCGACAACGCCAAACTCCAGCGCCCAGTGCCCTTCGTCGATACCCTACCCGAAGGATTAACTTGGTCCAAGGCAGCGTCCTGAGCGTAGATTATCCCGTACCTAGCGCTATCCGAAACGCTATCCAGCCAAAATACCGTGACGCTGGGGAAGGCTTTACTGAAGAGTTCACACACCTTAGAT ATACGGCAGCTACCTGCGACCCTGACGAGTTCACCCTACGTAATGGATACAACCTACGAGCTTCCATGTATAACAGGTCAACAGAATTGCTTATTGCCATTACCTACTACAACGAGGATAAAGTGCTGACGGCGCGAACACTGCACGGCGTGATGCAAAATATTCGTGAAATCGTCAATCTCAAGAAAACAGAATTCTGGAATAAAGGAGGGCCAGCCTGGCAGAAAATCGTCGTTTGTCTTGTCTTCGATGGTATTGATCCTTGTGATAAAAATACGCTTGATGTCCTGGCCACCGTTGGTGTCTACCAGGATGGAATCATGAAGCACGATGTGGATGGTAGAGAGACTGTTGCCCATATT TTCGAATACACAACTCAACTGTCAATTACGCCATCACAACAGTTGATTCGTCCTCACGGTGAAGAGCCAACCACCCTGCCACCGGTCCAGACGATATTCTGTCTAAAGCAGCAAAATAGCAAAAAGATCAACTCACACCGATGGCTATTCAATGCGTTTGGCAGATTATTAAACCCTGAGGTCGTTATCTTGATCGACGCCGGCACGAAGCCAGGGCATAAATCTCTACTTGCTCTCTGGGAGGCATTCTACAATAACAAGAACCTCGGAGGAGCATGTGGTGAGATCCATGCCCTGCTCGGCCAACGCTGGGAGAAACTCCTGAATCCTCTAGTGGCTGCGCAGAACTTTGAATATAAGATATCAAATATCTTGGATAAGCCTTTGGAAAGCGCGTTTGGCTAT GCGCGTTCTCTGCTTACCGGTACCGAGCTATAA